The sequence CGAACTGCTCGTCGGCAGGCCGCCGTTCACCGGCGGCGGCATGCTGGAGGTGGCGCTCAAGCATCTGCGCGAGCCCGCGCCGGAGCTGCCGGGGGACATCCCGGCGGCGGTGCGCGCGTTCGTCGCGACGGCGCTGGCGAAGGACCCGGGCGAGCGGTTCGCCGACGCGGCGGCGATGGCGGACGCGGCCCGGGCGGCGGCGGGCGGCGAGGGTCCGCCGGTGCTCCCGGTGCTCCCGGCGTCCGCGGTCGCGGAGCCCGCGGCCGCGGAGCCGGTCCCCACGGACCCACCGGCGGTGGAGGCGGCGGCCGCGGAACCGGTCGCCGCCGTGGCCCCCGTGGCGAGCACGGAACCGGCCGGGCGGACGCGCAGGCGGGGCTTCCTGGTGCCGGTGGTCCTGCCGATCGTGATCTCGGTCGGTACGGCCACCGCGCTGCTCGTCGACCGCGGGCCGTTCACCTCGCAGGCCCAGGAGCCGGGTTCGCCGCCCGCGGTCACGGTGACCATGACCGCCTGGCCGGCGGGTGCGTCGCCGACCGGGGGCCAGCCCCCGGCGCCGTCCCCGTCCCCGACGTCGCCCGCCGTCCCGACCGTCCCGGGTGCCCAGTCCGGCGTGCCGACCGGTGCGGCCGCCCCGGTCGCCCCGACTGGGAAGCCCACTCCGTCGCCCACCGCCCCGCCGTCGACCTCCGCGTCCCGGCCGGGCGGGTCCCCGTCGTCGGCTCCCGGTGCTTCGCAAGCACCTCAGCAGACAGCCGCCCAGACCCAACCGCCCGCCCCTGCCGCACCGTCCGCAGCCCCGGCCACCGCGCCCCAGGCCACCGCGTCGCCCCCGGCCACCGCCCCCGGCGGTGCTCCGGCGAGCGGCTGCGGCGGTACCAACTGGGGTTACATCACCAATGTCGGGGACGGTCTCCGCATGGGCCTGTCCCAGGACAGCCTCACCGGCGGCCAGGCCGTGGTCATGGGCGGTGCGACCGCCTACGGCTGGGTGCACACCGTCCCCAGCAGCTGGCACCAGTTCAACCCCTGCAAGCTGAGCGCCCCCGTCCTGGTGCAGGAGATGGACGGCCGGGTGGCGCTGTCCAACGGCTTCAGCTTCCTCACCAACTGGACGGTCACGGCCGCCACCGTCCCGGGGGCCTTCTACCTGAAGGACTACATGGGCCAGAACTGCCTGACCGACAACGGTGTCGGTGCCCAGCTCACCATGACCGCCTGCACCCCTGGCAACAAGTCCCAGGAGTTCCGCATCCCCTAGCGGCCATTAGTAGCTACTAGTAGGCGTTAAGGGCTGGACGTCGGCGCTGACGATGTGCCAGGATCGTCCTGCGGCCGACCGCAGGGGGCGGCCGCAGGAGGGGAGGACCCAGTCATGTCCCAGGAGAACCCGGAGTACGTGTCGGTACCGGTGCCGGCCCACCTCGTCCCGGCCGTGTACGCCTTCATCGCCGAGCGCAGCGGCGTCACCGCGGGTGCCGCCGCCGCGCCCACCGCCGGGGACCTCGCGATCAGGTCCCCGCAGGGCGAGCAGCAGCGCCGGCGCGACGAGTGGACCGTCGAGGACCTCCGCACGCTGATCAGCGACCGCCGCGACTCCGTCCAGGTGGTCGTGGCGATCCTCGACATCCTCGCCGAGCAGCCCGGTACCCGGGTCGGCTACGGCGACCTGGCCGGGGCGCTGAAGCTCGACCGCACCCGGCTGCGCGGAGCCCTGTCCGGCTTCACCCGCGTCCTGAAGGCCCACTACGAGCGGGAGTTCTGGCCCATGTGGTGGACCGAGGTGCCCGCGGGCGAGGGCCGGGGCAGCGAGTTCGTGTACTACGTCAGCGATGTCGTCGCGAGGCGCTGGCGTGAGGCCCGCGCCGAGGCGTGAGCGACGGTGAACGGAGCCGAGTGGCGGTCAACGCTACTCGGCGCCCGCCGTCCGCCTGTCACTGGGATCCGCTCACAGTTCCACCCGTCGCCAGCCGTCGCCGCCCGGTCCCACCGGGGCCGGGGCGAAGTCGTAGCGGACACCCTCCGGCCCGAGGGCGAGCAGGGAGATCGAGGAGGAGCCCCAGATCCGGCCGTTCCCGAAGTCGCGTCGCTGGACCAGGGCGGCGGGCGCGTCGAGGGGCAGACCGTCCCCGGTGACGACAGGCAGCCAGCTGCCCCAGGCCCGCTCGGTGTCCGGGGTGCCGAGCAGGGGGAGCGGACGGGGCTCGGCCTCGAACCGGGCCCGGAAGTGGGCGGCGCGGGCGGCCATCAGGGCGCGGATCCGCTCGGAGGCGGTGCGGTTCTCGGCCAGGCCCTCCGGTCCGTCGTTGAGGACGACACTCAGCCCGGCCGGCAGCTCCAGCTCGACGAGCCGGCCGCCGGTCCCGCCGCCCCAGCTCAGCACCCGGGCGCCTT comes from Streptomyces sp. TLI_053 and encodes:
- a CDS encoding NRDE family protein produces the protein MSIEPSAAVPVLLLSVRDEYTGRRWSPPAHHWPAQPSAVGGLDLVAGGTWLAVEPGSTDSGASGPVAACLLNGFGTSAPEAARLSRGELPLLAVRGGRIDALDLDRYDPFHLVVVRPEGARVLSWGGGTGGRLVELELPAGLSVVLNDGPEGLAENRTASERIRALMAARAAHFRARFEAEPRPLPLLGTPDTERAWGSWLPVVTGDGLPLDAPAALVQRRDFGNGRIWGSSSISLLALGPEGVRYDFAPAPVGPGGDGWRRVEL
- a CDS encoding serine/threonine-protein kinase: MTGRGTVLGGRYTLTGRIGGGGMGAVWRAEDSVLGRPVAVKILHPALLADVTFAERFRREARLLALLDHQGIVDVHDYGEEEPPDADGDRLAYLVMELVDGRPLDRVLAADGAFPPARALGLLAEALDALHAAHRRGIVHRDVKPSNLMLRADGRVTVTDFGIARSMAGTRLTASHAVIGTALYMAPEQAEGKAVTPAVDLYAIGVVCYELLVGRPPFTGGGMLEVALKHLREPAPELPGDIPAAVRAFVATALAKDPGERFADAAAMADAARAAAGGEGPPVLPVLPASAVAEPAAAEPVPTDPPAVEAAAAEPVAAVAPVASTEPAGRTRRRGFLVPVVLPIVISVGTATALLVDRGPFTSQAQEPGSPPAVTVTMTAWPAGASPTGGQPPAPSPSPTSPAVPTVPGAQSGVPTGAAAPVAPTGKPTPSPTAPPSTSASRPGGSPSSAPGASQAPQQTAAQTQPPAPAAPSAAPATAPQATASPPATAPGGAPASGCGGTNWGYITNVGDGLRMGLSQDSLTGGQAVVMGGATAYGWVHTVPSSWHQFNPCKLSAPVLVQEMDGRVALSNGFSFLTNWTVTAATVPGAFYLKDYMGQNCLTDNGVGAQLTMTACTPGNKSQEFRIP